A genomic stretch from Coffea arabica cultivar ET-39 chromosome 10c, Coffea Arabica ET-39 HiFi, whole genome shotgun sequence includes:
- the LOC140015903 gene encoding uncharacterized protein — protein MPLPLSERTNLDGKKKAEFVQALHQQVKANIEGRTQQYLKYANKGRRRMAFNPGDWVWLHLRKERFPVQHRNKLLPRGDRPFQVMARINDNAYKLNLPGEYNVSATFNVSDLSPYLADDEVDLRTKLSQEEGNDDEVGGAIQVEQVKMPLGPMTRARTKRLNETLQTLVRAGQESSGEPKAIEGLNEARLVVLVSAITEAQ, from the coding sequence ATGCCTTTGCCGTTGTCTGAGCGTACTAACCTTGATGGCAAGAAGAAGGCCGAGTTTGTTCAGGCTTTACACCAGCAGGTGAAGGCCAACATTGAAGGTCGCACCCAGCAATACCTCAAGTATGCCAACAAGGGTCGGCGTCGCATGGCGTTTAACCCAGGTGACTGGGTCTGGTTACACCTGCGCAAGGAGCGTTTCCCTGTCCAGCATCGCAACAAGTTGCTCCCTCGTGGAGATAGACCATTCCAAGTTATGGcgcgcatcaatgacaacgcatacaagctCAATCTTCCAGGTGAGTATAATGTCTCGGCTACCTTTAATGTTTCTGACCTAAGTCCCTATCTTGCAGATGATGAGGTCGATTTGAGAACAAAACTTtcacaagaggaggggaatgatgatgAGGTCGGGGGAGCCATCCAAGTGGAGCAAGTGAAGATGCCACTGGGGCCTATGACACGAGCTCGCACGAAAAGATTGAACGAGACACTACAAACATTGGTTCGTGCGGGCCAAGAGTCGAGTGGAGAGCCAAAGGCCATCGAGGGCCTCAACGAGGCTAGGCTTGTTGTCCTAGTTTCGGCCATCACTGAAGCTCAGTAG
- the LOC140015902 gene encoding uncharacterized protein, with amino-acid sequence MPLPLSERTNLDGKKKAEFVQALHQQVKANIEGRTQQYLKHGNKGRRRMVFNPGDWVWLHLRKERFPVQHHNKLLPRGDRPFQVMARINDNAYKLDLPGEYNVSATFNVADLSPYLADDEVDLRTKLSQEEGNDEEVGGAIQVEQVKIPLGPMTRARTKRLNETLQTVVRAGQESSGEPKAIEGLNETRLVGLVSAITEAQ; translated from the coding sequence ATGCCTTTGCCGTTGTCTGAGCGTACTAACCTTGATGGCAAGAAGAAGGCCGAGTTTGTTCAGGCTTTACACCAGCAGGTGAAGGCCAACATTGAAGGTCGCACCCAGCAATACCTCAAGCATGGCAACAAGGGTCGGCGTCGCATGGTGTTTAACCCAGGTGACTGGGTCTGGTTACACCTGCGCAAGGAGCGTTTCCCTGTCCAGCATCACAACAAGTTGCTCCCTCGTGGAGATAGACCATTCCAAGTTATGGcgcgcatcaatgacaacgcatacaagctCGATCTTCCAGGTGAGTATAATGTCTCGGCTACCTTTAATGTTGCTGACCTAAGTCCCTATCTTGCAGATGATGAGGTCGATTTGAGAACAAAACTTtcacaagaggaggggaatgatgaggagGTCGGGGGAGCCATCCAAGTGGAGCAAGTGAAGATACCATTGGGGCCTATGACACGAGCTCGCACGAAAAGATTGAACGAGACACTACAAACAGTGGTTCGTGCGGGCCAAGAGTCGAGTGGAGAGCCAAAGGCCATCGAGGGCCTCAACGAGACTAGGCTTGTTGGCCTAGTTTCGGCAATCACTGAAGCTCAGTAG
- the LOC113710719 gene encoding zinc finger BED domain-containing protein RICESLEEPER 2-like: MEGSSIPSTSDSVVGAIAPRIGMSISPPEVSSIPHVSGTDSSTPVMINSPVFVSRDTYDPTQEGGETQQEGTEDTNRQQGDEAEDDGKFRVPKRNKTSEAWEDFDDLEENGIYYAICKHCSKKLNRGKTKQTSSMWRHRENCSVRKAKLRKAERQTKINFQQANERFPTVPSLHTGKFDMETMREAAAHWILMHEHPFTILEEEGFNIMMKRGWPEWQKISRMTAKKDCTQVYEIEKKKLKNLLRHVQKVSLTTDMWKSKNQKIEYMVVTGHWIDGNWKLQKRVLNFVHIRPPRRGVEISDAVFKCAKEWGIEGKIHTISVDNASNNDVAVRLLKDDFGRCKKLLGGGKLFHVRCCAHILNLMVQDGLKDIVDICENIRDSVDFVNKSDGRALLFAEIAQHLQIPGNKSLHDCRTRWNSTYEMLNCAIKYKEVFPRFQVREPLYESCPSSEDWEKVEKVCTILEKFYTATHIISGSEYPTSNLFLPEILKVKKLLDARVNDEDDFVRSMITRMKLKFDKYWKECNFLMSIAAILDPRQKMRAIEFAFPKMYSAYEAQENITYVRKAIFELYDEYVAMATSGSAGTGCSLNPASEIVCPPRASADYWDDLDEYCGELESDEPHKSELVDYLDKPRQLPGQNLKDFNCLDWWKINRSAYPVLSQLAADVLAIPITTVASEATFSAGTRVIDSYRASLAPKTVQTLMCAGDWCRNLHGVKKKLKPQKALKEYELPNA; the protein is encoded by the exons ATGGAGGGCAGCTCGATTCCTTCAACAAGTGATTCGGTGGTTGGCGCGATAGCTCCAAGAATTG GCATGTCTATTAGTCCTCCCGAGGTTTCTTCAATACCACATGTGTCTGGGACCGATTCATCCACACCAGTCATGATTAACAGCCCAGTATTTGTAAGCCGTGATACCTATGATCCCACACAAGAGGGTGGTGAAACACAACAAGAGGGAACCGAAGACACCAATAGGCAGCAAGGAGATGAAGCTGAAGATGATGGTAAATTTCGAGTGCCTAAAAGGAATAAAACATCTGAGGCATGGGAAGACTTCGAtgatttggaagaaaatggCATATATTATGCCATCTGTAAACATTGTAGTAAGAAATTGAATCGGGGAAAAACTAAACAAACCAGCAGCATGTGGAGGCATCGGGAAAACTGTTCCGTTAGAAAAGCCAAGCTTAGAAAGGCCGAGCGGCAAACAAAGATAAACTTTCAGCAAGCGAATGAGCGTTTTCCAACTGTACCATCATTGCACACTGGCAAATTCGATATGGAAACAATGAGAGAGGCTGCTGCACATTGGATCTTGATGCACGAGCATCCTTTCACAATTTTGGAGGAAGAGGGTTTCAACATAATGATGAAACGCGGCTGGCCGGAGTGGCAAAAGATTTCACGCATGACAGCTAAAAAAGATTGTACACAGGTGTACGAGATAGAGAAAAAGaagttgaagaacttgttgAGGCATGTACAAAAAGTTAGCTTGACCACCGATATGTGGAAATCAAAGAATCAAAAAATTGAATACATGGTGGTGACCGGACATTGGATTGATGGAAATTGGAAGCTTCAGAAGAGAGTGTTAAATTTTGTTCATATTCGACCACCACGTCGAGGAGTTGAGATTTCGGATGCAGTTTTCAAGTGTGCAAAGGAATGGGGAATTGAGGGAAAAATTCACACTATTTCTGTGGACAATGCCTCAAACAATGATGTGGCCGTGAGATTGTTGAAAGATGATTTCGGGAGATGCAAGAAGCTTTTGGGTGGAGGAAAACTGTTTCATGTTCGTTGTTGCGCCCATATCTTGAACCTTATGGTTCAAGATGGCTTGAAGGATATAGTAGATATTTGTGAAAATATTCGAGATAGTGTGGATTTTGTGAACAAGTCTGATGGTAGGGCATTGCTATTTGCAGAAATTGCTCAACACCTACAAATTCCTGGAAACAAATCGCTCCATGATTGTAGGACGAGATGGAATTCAACATATGAAATGTTGAATTGTGCTATAAAATATAAAGAGGTTTTTCCTCGTTTTCAAGTTCGAGAGCCCCTTTATGAGTCTTGTCCATCTTCAGAGGATTGGGAGAAGGTTGAGAAAGTTTGCACCATTTTAGAGAAGTTCTACACAGCCACACACATAATTTCGGGGAGTGAGTATCCAACTAGCAATCTATTCCTCCCTGAGATTCTAAAGGTGAAGAAACTCTTGGATGCACGAGTgaatgatgaagatgattttgtcCGGAGTATGATTACAAGAATGAAGCTCAAGTTTGACAAATACTGGAAAGAGTGTAATTTTTTGATGTCCATTGCAGCTATCTTGGATCCCAGACAGAAAATGCGAGCAATAGAGTTTGCCTTCCCTAAGATGTATTCCGCATATGAAGCTCAAGAGAATATCACATATGTTCGAAAAGCCATCTTTGAGCTTTATGACGAGTACGTTGCTATGGCTACAAGTGGAAGTGCAGGGACAGGTTGTTCATTAAATCCTGCATCCGAAATAGTGTGTCCACCTCGAGCAAGTGCTGACTATTGGGATGATTTGGATGAGTATTGTGGTGAACTCGAATCCGATGAACCCCATAAGAGCGAGTTGGTGGATTACCTAGACAAGCCTCGCCAACTTCCTGGACAAAATCTGAAGGATTTCAACTGTTTAGATTGGTGGAAAATCAACCGATCAGCATACCCGGTACTCTCTCAGTTAGCGGCTGATGTATTGGCCATTCCTATCACTACCGTTGCATCTGAGGCCACCTTTAGTGCTGGAACTAGGGTGATTGATTCATACCGTGCTTCACTTGCTCCGAAGACAGTCCAAACATTAATGTGTGCAGGCGATTGGTGTAGAAATTTACACGGGgtcaaaaagaaattgaaa CCACAGAAAGCTCTCAAAGAATATGAGCTGCCCAATGCTTGA